A single window of Sulfurimonas crateris DNA harbors:
- a CDS encoding type ISP restriction/modification enzyme, with amino-acid sequence MQKLHDYITKISNEFLTGSATEHTYRGHLKDLVEAIDANVIAINEPKRVKAGAPDYLIATKSDNIEIGHIEAKDIGKDLNHKDYNEQFTRYKNALENLIITDYMEFQFYKNAQLYTTIKIAEILGGKIVSLPQNFAEFINLIKDFTSFVGQSITSSSRLACMMAHKAKLMADVMLKAIEIDIEADENTELYSQYKIFKQMLIHDMTPKDFADMYAQTITYGMFTARFHDSTLQTFSRQEAAELLPHSNPFLRKLFQQLAGYDLDIRISWIVDSLVKIFLATDVTKLLENFGSTTQRNDPIIHFYEEFLAEFDPKLRKSRGVWYTPEPVVKFIVRAVDEVLTSEFNLPKGLSDTSKITIKVDNPSKKGKIDKEVHKVQVLDPATGTGTFLAETIKFLYEKKQYLKWNSYVTEHLIPRLHGFEIVMASYAMAHLKLDLLLKLTGYEPTTTQRLKVFLTNSLEEHHDETGNLFASFLATESQEADRVKKETPVMVVMGNPPYAVSSSNKGEWISKLLQDYKKNLNERKISLDDDYIKFIRYGQHYVENNGEGILAYISNNSFIDGITHRQMRKSLLECFDKIYILDLHGNAKKKEVCPDGSKDENVFDIMQGVSINIFIKTTKSKKLADVYHYDLYGKREFKYDFLNDNSLKNIAWKKLECNEPYYFFITHANKNEEYKEFVSLQNLLKVYSTGVQTSRDYLAHSFTKEEQVKKNDEFQDPKISDEEIRQKYFTETSRNFQIGDTRDWKLSENRKKAFKSDLNSQIIDYCFRPFDNRYLTYSDILTSWTRKEVGKHLLNNNYSLIFARSSSDDTFNQIFYSKYISDVKCGERTKGSIFSPLYLYPDENSLTTERTPNLNLEIVKEIEEKLGLAFVNEKTDVKDSFAPIDILDYIYAVLHSPAYREKYKEFLKIDFPRVPYPQADTFWELVKLGGELRSYHLLENPKVYEIVIALNESENNTIERKISKKDVEIEGDFVKLWLNDEQYIDKIPLIAWEFYIGGYQPAQKWLKDRAGREMREEDYEHYNKIIVALTKTHEIMQKIDTIFEI; translated from the coding sequence ATGCAAAAACTTCATGACTACATCACAAAAATATCAAATGAGTTCCTTACAGGCTCAGCAACGGAGCATACTTACAGAGGGCATCTTAAAGATTTAGTCGAAGCCATTGATGCAAACGTTATCGCCATAAACGAGCCAAAAAGAGTAAAAGCGGGTGCGCCTGACTACCTTATCGCCACAAAATCAGACAACATCGAGATAGGGCATATTGAAGCCAAAGATATAGGCAAAGACCTAAACCACAAAGATTACAACGAGCAGTTTACACGCTATAAAAACGCTCTTGAAAACCTTATTATCACAGACTATATGGAGTTTCAATTTTACAAAAACGCACAGCTCTACACAACGATAAAAATCGCCGAGATACTTGGTGGCAAAATCGTCTCACTTCCACAAAACTTTGCAGAGTTTATAAACCTTATCAAAGACTTTACCTCTTTTGTCGGACAGAGCATTACATCCTCGTCGCGTCTTGCATGTATGATGGCACATAAAGCAAAACTTATGGCAGATGTGATGTTAAAAGCCATAGAAATTGATATAGAAGCGGATGAAAATACAGAGCTTTACTCACAGTACAAAATATTTAAACAGATGCTCATCCACGATATGACGCCCAAAGATTTTGCCGACATGTACGCACAAACCATCACTTACGGAATGTTTACGGCTAGATTTCATGACTCCACACTTCAAACCTTTAGCAGACAAGAAGCCGCCGAACTTTTGCCACATTCAAACCCGTTTTTACGCAAGCTTTTTCAGCAACTCGCAGGGTATGACTTAGATATCAGAATCTCATGGATAGTCGATAGTTTAGTCAAGATATTTTTAGCAACAGATGTAACCAAACTGCTTGAGAACTTTGGAAGCACGACACAAAGAAATGACCCAATTATCCACTTTTACGAAGAGTTCTTAGCGGAGTTTGACCCAAAACTTAGAAAAAGCAGGGGCGTTTGGTACACGCCTGAGCCTGTTGTAAAGTTTATAGTCCGTGCAGTCGATGAAGTTCTGACAAGTGAGTTTAACCTTCCAAAAGGGTTGTCTGATACAAGCAAGATAACCATAAAAGTGGACAATCCTTCTAAAAAAGGCAAAATAGACAAAGAAGTTCACAAAGTCCAAGTGCTTGACCCTGCAACGGGAACGGGAACATTTCTGGCAGAGACCATTAAGTTTTTGTATGAGAAAAAGCAGTACCTCAAATGGAACAGCTATGTAACCGAACATCTCATTCCAAGGCTTCACGGTTTTGAGATAGTCATGGCAAGTTACGCCATGGCACACCTAAAACTAGACCTGCTCTTAAAACTTACAGGCTATGAGCCGACAACCACGCAGAGGCTCAAAGTCTTTTTGACAAACTCTCTTGAAGAGCATCATGACGAAACAGGCAATCTCTTTGCCTCTTTTTTAGCAACCGAATCCCAAGAGGCGGATAGGGTAAAAAAAGAGACTCCCGTTATGGTTGTGATGGGTAATCCGCCGTATGCAGTAAGTTCTAGCAACAAAGGCGAGTGGATAAGCAAACTTTTGCAGGATTATAAAAAAAATTTAAATGAGAGAAAGATAAGTTTAGATGATGATTATATAAAATTTATTCGCTATGGACAACACTATGTAGAAAATAATGGTGAGGGAATTTTAGCCTACATCTCAAACAACTCTTTTATAGACGGCATCACGCATAGGCAGATGAGAAAATCGCTTTTAGAGTGTTTTGATAAGATTTACATTTTAGACCTACATGGCAATGCAAAGAAAAAAGAGGTTTGCCCCGATGGAAGCAAAGATGAAAATGTATTCGACATTATGCAGGGTGTAAGTATAAATATCTTTATAAAAACTACCAAAAGTAAAAAACTAGCAGATGTTTATCACTACGATTTATATGGTAAAAGAGAGTTTAAATATGACTTTTTAAATGATAATAGCTTGAAAAATATTGCATGGAAAAAGCTGGAATGTAATGAGCCATATTATTTTTTTATTACACATGCAAATAAAAATGAAGAATATAAAGAATTTGTAAGTTTACAAAATTTATTAAAAGTCTACTCAACGGGTGTTCAAACATCTCGTGATTATCTTGCTCATTCTTTCACAAAAGAAGAACAAGTTAAAAAAAATGATGAATTTCAAGATCCTAAAATAAGTGATGAAGAAATAAGACAAAAATATTTCACAGAAACTAGTAGAAATTTTCAAATTGGAGATACAAGAGATTGGAAATTATCAGAGAACAGAAAAAAAGCATTTAAAAGTGATTTAAATAGTCAAATAATAGATTACTGCTTTAGACCTTTTGATAATAGATATTTAACATATAGTGATATTTTAACTTCTTGGACTAGAAAAGAAGTAGGAAAACATTTGCTAAATAATAACTATAGTTTAATCTTTGCAAGAAGTAGCAGTGATGATACTTTTAATCAAATTTTTTATTCAAAATATATATCTGATGTTAAATGTGGTGAAAGAACAAAAGGTTCTATTTTTTCTCCTCTCTACCTCTACCCAGACGAAAACTCACTAACAACAGAACGCACGCCAAACTTAAATCTTGAGATAGTAAAAGAGATAGAGGAGAAACTGGGGCTTGCATTTGTCAATGAAAAAACGGACGTTAAAGATAGCTTTGCACCTATTGACATTTTAGACTACATCTACGCCGTTTTACACTCTCCTGCCTACAGAGAAAAGTACAAAGAGTTTTTAAAGATTGATTTTCCTCGCGTTCCCTATCCGCAAGCAGATACTTTTTGGGAGTTGGTAAAATTAGGCGGTGAACTTAGAAGCTACCATCTGCTTGAAAATCCAAAAGTTTATGAGATAGTTATAGCGTTAAACGAGAGTGAAAATAACACCATTGAGAGAAAGATAAGCAAAAAAGATGTCGAGATAGAGGGCGATTTTGTCAAACTGTGGCTAAACGATGAGCAGTACATCGACAAAATCCCGCTCATTGCTTGGGAGTTCTACATAGGCGGCTACCAACCCGCTCAAAAATGGCTCAAAGACAGAGCAGGGCGCGAGATGCGAGAAGAAGATTACGAACACTACAACAAAATCATAGTAGCACTTACAAAGACACATGAGATTATGCAAAAAATCGATACGATTTTTGAGATTTAA
- a CDS encoding YgiQ family radical SAM protein, which produces MTFSTRDFLPTTKEEMDAKGWDQCDIILVSGDAYIDSPYIGVAMVGRMLERMGYRVGMIGQPDINSDVDIKRLGEPRLYWGVSGGSVDSMVSNYTATKKFRSTDDYTPGGKNDKRPDRALSVYCNLIRRYFKNTVPLVLGGIEASLRRVTHYDYWADRLKKPILFDAKADILVYGMGEIAIEQLTRALDEGRDYRDIRGLCYISKEPNYEFIQLPSHQECLDEKEKYIDLFDDFYDNNDPISAKGLCQSVDTRFLIQNPPCDYLNQAEMDANANLPFTRELHPYYAKDGKVKCLETIKFSIMTHQGCWGECNFCAIGVHQGRTIRTRTEENILQEAKYFNKYKDYKGIIADVGGPTANMYGYECDKKLKKGTCDDIRCVDADRLCKVMHVDHGRNLSLLRKIREVEGVRKAFIASGVRYDLITADKKHGYSYLKEMVKHHISGQLKVAPEHTQQHVLELMGKPGKETLVEFKKMYDELNKEEGKKQFLTYYLIAAHPGCEEKDMHELKRFTTQELKMNPEQAQVFTPTPGTYSAVMYYTEMDPKTRKKIFVEKDTKRKEKQKRIVVEKECFRTGFAS; this is translated from the coding sequence TTGACATTTAGCACAAGAGATTTTCTTCCGACAACAAAAGAGGAGATGGATGCAAAGGGGTGGGATCAGTGCGACATCATCTTAGTAAGCGGCGATGCGTACATAGACTCTCCTTACATAGGCGTTGCCATGGTCGGGCGGATGTTAGAGAGAATGGGCTATCGCGTCGGGATGATAGGTCAGCCAGACATAAACAGCGATGTCGATATTAAGCGCCTTGGCGAGCCTCGTCTATACTGGGGAGTGAGCGGCGGCAGTGTTGACAGTATGGTCTCAAACTATACTGCGACAAAGAAGTTTAGAAGCACGGATGACTACACCCCGGGCGGAAAAAATGACAAAAGACCAGACCGCGCGCTTAGTGTTTACTGCAACCTTATTAGAAGATATTTTAAAAATACGGTGCCGCTTGTTTTAGGCGGAATAGAGGCGAGTCTGCGAAGAGTTACACACTATGACTACTGGGCGGACAGGCTTAAAAAGCCTATTTTGTTCGATGCAAAAGCGGACATCTTGGTTTACGGAATGGGCGAGATAGCCATAGAACAGCTAACTCGCGCTTTGGATGAGGGGAGAGACTACAGAGATATACGCGGTCTTTGCTACATCTCAAAAGAGCCTAATTATGAGTTTATACAGCTCCCATCACATCAGGAGTGTCTGGATGAGAAAGAGAAGTATATAGACCTCTTTGATGATTTTTACGACAATAACGACCCAATAAGCGCAAAAGGTCTATGCCAGAGTGTAGATACACGCTTTTTAATCCAAAATCCGCCGTGTGATTATCTAAATCAGGCAGAGATGGACGCAAACGCAAACCTCCCTTTTACAAGAGAGCTTCATCCATACTACGCAAAAGATGGAAAAGTGAAGTGTCTTGAGACCATAAAGTTCTCGATAATGACACATCAAGGGTGTTGGGGAGAGTGCAATTTCTGTGCGATTGGAGTTCATCAGGGAAGAACGATACGAACCAGAACGGAAGAGAATATTTTGCAAGAGGCGAAATATTTTAACAAATACAAAGATTACAAGGGCATTATAGCCGACGTAGGCGGACCGACAGCCAACATGTACGGATATGAGTGCGACAAAAAGCTCAAAAAAGGGACGTGTGACGATATCAGATGCGTAGATGCCGATAGACTCTGCAAAGTTATGCATGTGGATCACGGCAGAAACTTAAGCTTGCTTAGAAAAATAAGAGAAGTAGAGGGTGTAAGAAAAGCCTTTATTGCCTCAGGCGTGCGTTACGATTTGATAACGGCAGATAAAAAGCATGGATACTCATACCTAAAAGAGATGGTCAAGCACCATATATCAGGTCAGCTAAAAGTAGCTCCCGAACATACTCAGCAGCATGTACTTGAACTTATGGGAAAACCGGGTAAAGAGACTTTAGTCGAGTTTAAAAAGATGTACGATGAATTAAACAAGGAAGAGGGCAAAAAGCAGTTTTTAACCTACTATCTCATCGCTGCTCATCCGGGTTGCGAAGAGAAGGATATGCATGAGCTAAAGCGCTTTACAACACAGGAGTTAAAGATGAACCCGGAACAGGCGCAAGTCTTTACTCCTACCCCCGGAACATACTCCGCGGTGATGTATTACACCGAGATGGACCCAAAAACACGTAAAAAGATATTTGTCGAAAAAGATACAAAAAGAAAAGAGAAGCAGAAGAGAATAGTTGTTGAAAAAGAGTGTTTTAGAACAGGATTTGCATCATAA
- the trpD gene encoding anthranilate phosphoribosyltransferase, protein MNYEEAKKLFTSLFKHEMNDEQMRELLLGVKLDENTEIQTIAAAADVMRSFAVELPIAEDLRSKVIDIVGTGGDKIGSFNISSTVAILAASCGSMVAKHGSRSVTSKSGSADMFEELGVRLDLNIDQSARLLEESGFTFMFAQNHHPAMKFIMPVRKSIPDKTIFNILGPLTNPAGARKSLLGVFHRSFVPKIAEALRMNGAVSTMVVSSKEGMDEISISDITYASRLKDGKISEFIIDPQEYGIKRAPLSAIVGGDAKANAHILYNILDSKATDAQRDIVLINAAASLMVDGLARDIQDGLEMSREAIKTSKAKEKLKQIIEISNKL, encoded by the coding sequence ATGAATTACGAAGAGGCAAAAAAACTATTTACCTCTCTTTTTAAGCATGAGATGAACGATGAGCAGATGAGAGAGCTTCTGCTGGGTGTAAAGCTTGACGAAAACACGGAGATTCAAACGATAGCTGCGGCTGCTGATGTAATGCGCTCTTTCGCAGTTGAGCTGCCTATTGCAGAAGATCTGCGCTCAAAAGTTATCGACATAGTAGGAACTGGCGGAGACAAGATTGGGAGTTTCAATATATCATCAACCGTGGCGATCTTAGCAGCTTCTTGCGGAAGTATGGTTGCGAAGCACGGAAGCCGCTCGGTCACTTCAAAATCAGGAAGTGCAGATATGTTCGAAGAGCTTGGTGTAAGGTTAGATCTCAATATTGATCAGAGCGCAAGACTTCTTGAAGAGAGCGGTTTCACATTTATGTTTGCGCAAAACCATCACCCTGCTATGAAGTTTATCATGCCTGTGAGAAAGAGCATCCCCGATAAGACTATTTTTAATATCTTGGGACCTTTAACAAACCCTGCGGGAGCAAGAAAGTCACTTCTGGGAGTCTTTCATAGATCTTTTGTGCCAAAAATAGCAGAAGCACTAAGAATGAACGGAGCAGTCTCAACTATGGTCGTTAGTTCTAAAGAGGGGATGGATGAGATAAGCATCAGCGACATCACTTACGCTTCACGCCTTAAAGATGGCAAGATAAGCGAGTTTATAATCGACCCTCAGGAGTATGGCATAAAAAGAGCACCTCTGAGCGCTATTGTCGGCGGAGACGCTAAAGCCAATGCGCATATTTTATATAATATTCTTGACTCCAAGGCGACGGATGCACAGAGAGATATAGTGCTTATAAATGCCGCAGCATCTCTGATGGTTGATGGCTTGGCGCGTGATATTCAAGATGGATTAGAGATGTCAAGAGAAGCTATCAAAACATCAAAAGCCAAAGAAAAACTCAAACAAATCATTGAAATATCAAATAAATTATGA
- the lptB gene encoding LPS export ABC transporter ATP-binding protein, protein MHTLKAVELKKKIKDLEIVKGVSLEVRSGEVVGLLGPNGAGKTTTFYMICGLVEASGGEVFFDDENLSGMPLHLRALKGIGYLPQEASIFKDLSVEDNLLIAAEVKIKDKKAAEERILELLDMFNIEPIRYRKGISLSGGERRRVEIARALVNSPKFLLLDEPFAGVDPIAVMDIQTVIKQLASYGIGVLITDHNVRETLDVCDRAYVIKSGTLLASGTSAEIGQNADVRKHYLGEEFKL, encoded by the coding sequence ATGCACACACTAAAAGCAGTAGAGTTAAAGAAGAAGATAAAAGATCTCGAGATCGTAAAAGGGGTGAGTCTTGAGGTTAGAAGCGGCGAGGTCGTCGGACTTTTAGGACCAAACGGAGCAGGGAAGACCACTACCTTTTATATGATCTGCGGTCTTGTTGAAGCAAGCGGCGGCGAGGTCTTTTTTGATGATGAGAACCTCTCTGGGATGCCTCTGCATCTAAGAGCCCTAAAGGGAATAGGCTACCTTCCTCAGGAGGCCTCGATATTTAAAGATCTAAGCGTTGAGGATAATCTTCTTATCGCCGCAGAGGTAAAGATAAAAGATAAAAAAGCTGCTGAGGAGAGAATCTTGGAGCTTCTTGATATGTTTAACATCGAGCCGATCCGCTATAGAAAAGGCATAAGCCTCAGCGGCGGGGAGAGACGACGTGTAGAGATCGCAAGAGCTTTGGTCAATTCGCCGAAATTCTTGCTTCTGGATGAGCCTTTTGCGGGAGTTGACCCCATAGCGGTTATGGATATTCAAACGGTCATAAAACAGCTTGCATCTTATGGGATAGGCGTACTGATAACCGACCATAACGTGCGTGAGACCCTCGATGTCTGCGACAGAGCCTATGTTATAAAATCAGGCACACTGCTGGCAAGCGGGACAAGTGCCGAGATAGGTCAGAATGCCGATGTTCGTAAACACTACCTTGGCGAGGAGTTTAAGCTCTAG
- a CDS encoding RNA-binding S4 domain-containing protein: MRVDKFLNSVNITKRRSVSQDMIANGVVLINDVVAKASKNVAVGDIITINYLNSAKKYKVLQIPQTKSTPKSLQEEYIKEIS; this comes from the coding sequence ATGAGAGTAGATAAATTTTTAAATTCGGTAAATATTACAAAAAGACGCTCCGTATCTCAGGATATGATAGCAAATGGAGTCGTACTGATAAATGACGTTGTGGCAAAGGCGAGTAAAAACGTTGCGGTAGGGGATATTATTACTATAAACTATCTAAACTCTGCAAAAAAGTATAAAGTACTGCAGATCCCGCAGACAAAATCAACCCCAAAAAGCCTTCAAGAAGAGTATATAAAGGAGATTTCATGA
- a CDS encoding flagellar basal body-associated FliL family protein has product MKIEIDRVKIIKNAIIIVLSLIAVLVLILGVLSSDFTKLKKYDVASKSPRESPYNRTILSSLSNSMNVSISSDSKANLGDFVFNISGDKKLIANIVIKYKPIKDENSWFSNSDEIRQEILKKGVILRDATINTMLGYSAANANNEQMREKLKKTLNKNLSSCEIEEVYFNQFIIQ; this is encoded by the coding sequence ATGAAAATAGAGATAGATAGAGTAAAAATAATAAAAAACGCCATTATAATAGTGCTCTCACTAATTGCTGTTTTAGTTCTTATATTAGGTGTTTTAAGCTCAGACTTCACAAAACTTAAAAAATATGATGTGGCTTCTAAATCTCCAAGAGAGAGCCCTTACAACCGTACAATACTATCTAGTCTGAGCAACAGCATGAATGTATCGATCAGCAGCGACTCAAAAGCAAATCTGGGTGACTTTGTTTTTAATATTTCAGGTGATAAAAAGCTTATTGCCAATATCGTCATAAAGTATAAGCCTATAAAAGATGAGAACTCTTGGTTTAGTAACAGCGATGAGATAAGGCAGGAGATACTTAAAAAAGGGGTTATTCTTAGGGATGCCACGATCAACACGATGCTTGGGTACTCCGCCGCCAATGCGAACAATGAGCAGATGAGAGAGAAACTGAAAAAGACTCTAAACAAAAACCTCTCCTCTTGCGAGATAGAAGAGGTCTATTTTAATCAGTTTATAATACAGTAG
- a CDS encoding RNA polymerase factor sigma-54 translates to MAALRQTHSVENKHKLSNTLRNWLPILHSSLSDLGEAMAPFVESNPVVEVSSGYEEDFEKRIPKKIINSSISNSRTEQIEALTIQNRSLYDVLDEQLEAPLFPTPISQKIASYVVANLDENGYYEGSSEEFCQKNGIEMAEFEKIRLRFAHVEPVGIGAKNLSESFLFQLDSSDISDEAYRLAVNVIEDLENIYAYSDEKNFSEVMRVLGTFKNPPSIEYQEESSQIVPDLMIFFNEDEQIEVKLNDAYYPTIHIDTNYGVEHEFVSQKIKEAKSLVDALDMRKATLYKVGLMIVEYQYEFFTGGSIMPLTLKTLADEFGHNPSTISRAIANKYIACNRGVFAMKEFFTTAIDEDVSNAAIKEFVVSLVKNENRAKPLSDMKLLELIQEKFKVQMVRRTIAKYRKQLNIAGSSERKKLYHLH, encoded by the coding sequence ATGGCGGCTCTAAGACAGACACATAGCGTAGAGAACAAGCACAAGCTCTCAAACACTCTGCGCAATTGGCTTCCGATATTGCACTCAAGCCTAAGCGATCTGGGCGAGGCAATGGCACCGTTTGTCGAGTCAAATCCTGTTGTCGAAGTATCAAGCGGATATGAGGAGGATTTTGAGAAGAGAATCCCAAAAAAGATCATCAACTCCTCTATAAGCAACTCCAGAACAGAGCAGATAGAGGCTTTGACCATTCAGAATCGCTCACTGTATGACGTTTTGGACGAGCAGTTGGAGGCTCCTCTCTTTCCTACACCCATCTCTCAGAAAATCGCCTCTTATGTTGTCGCAAATCTTGATGAGAACGGTTACTATGAGGGCAGTAGCGAAGAGTTTTGCCAAAAAAACGGCATTGAGATGGCGGAGTTTGAAAAAATCCGACTTCGTTTTGCTCATGTCGAACCTGTTGGCATCGGGGCAAAAAACCTCTCAGAGTCGTTTCTTTTTCAGCTGGACAGCTCCGATATAAGTGATGAGGCCTACCGTTTGGCGGTAAATGTCATAGAAGATCTGGAGAATATTTACGCCTATTCGGATGAGAAAAATTTTTCGGAAGTTATGCGCGTACTTGGCACTTTTAAAAATCCTCCCTCAATCGAGTATCAGGAGGAGTCTTCGCAGATAGTACCTGACTTGATGATATTTTTCAACGAAGATGAGCAGATAGAGGTAAAGCTAAATGACGCCTACTACCCGACTATCCACATAGATACGAACTACGGTGTCGAGCATGAGTTTGTCTCTCAAAAGATAAAAGAGGCAAAAAGCCTTGTAGATGCGCTAGATATGAGAAAAGCGACACTCTACAAAGTGGGGCTTATGATAGTCGAGTATCAGTATGAGTTCTTCACAGGCGGCTCCATTATGCCGCTAACTCTTAAAACTTTGGCAGATGAGTTTGGACACAATCCCTCAACCATCTCAAGAGCCATCGCAAATAAGTACATAGCCTGCAACAGAGGCGTTTTTGCCATGAAAGAGTTCTTTACCACCGCAATAGATGAAGATGTCTCAAATGCGGCGATAAAAGAGTTTGTGGTAAGTCTTGTCAAGAACGAGAACAGAGCCAAACCTCTAAGCGACATGAAACTCCTAGAGCTAATCCAAGAGAAGTTCAAAGTACAAATGGTAAGACGCACAATTGCAAAGTACAGAAAACAGCTAAACATAGCAGGATCAAGCGAGCGAAAAAAACTTTATCATTTGCATTAA
- the tsaE gene encoding tRNA (adenosine(37)-N6)-threonylcarbamoyltransferase complex ATPase subunit type 1 TsaE — MRKYLLSLKELDTLVEDVVENFRSGVVILRGELAAGKTTFVKRAVKYLGIDDEVTSPTFSLQHCYGDRVFHYDIYNHGLEHFISLGMLEELDRDGLHFVEWGDDELAEILDSAEIKNMTITIEKISDDKREYTICTH; from the coding sequence ATGAGAAAATATCTACTTTCGCTAAAAGAACTGGACACTTTGGTTGAGGATGTTGTTGAAAATTTTAGAAGCGGCGTAGTTATTTTGCGCGGAGAGTTGGCGGCTGGAAAAACTACCTTTGTAAAGAGAGCGGTCAAGTATCTGGGCATTGATGATGAAGTGACATCGCCCACTTTTTCTCTGCAGCACTGTTACGGGGATAGAGTTTTTCACTACGACATCTACAATCATGGGCTTGAACACTTCATCTCTTTGGGAATGCTTGAAGAGCTTGATAGAGATGGACTTCACTTTGTAGAGTGGGGCGATGATGAGTTGGCTGAGATTTTAGACTCGGCTGAGATTAAAAATATGACTATTACTATAGAAAAAATTTCTGATGATAAAAGAGAGTACACGATATGCACACACTAA